Proteins encoded by one window of Shewanella avicenniae:
- a CDS encoding phenolic acid decarboxylase, with protein MFDKNDLSGLVGKHLVYTYDNGWNYEIYVKNAETIDYRIHSGIVGNRWVKHQHVYVVRVANSVYKISWTEPTGTDVSLIINLGDKVFHGTIFFPRWIINDPKKTVCFQNDHIPLMNAYRDAGPAYPTEVIDEFATITFVRDCGENNEDVINCPASELPNDFPNNLK; from the coding sequence ATGTTTGATAAAAATGATTTAAGCGGTCTGGTAGGCAAACATCTGGTATATACCTATGACAATGGCTGGAACTACGAAATTTACGTTAAGAACGCTGAAACCATCGACTATCGCATTCATAGCGGCATCGTAGGCAACCGTTGGGTAAAACACCAACATGTCTATGTAGTACGCGTTGCCAACAGCGTATATAAGATTTCTTGGACCGAACCCACCGGCACAGACGTCAGCTTGATCATCAACTTGGGCGACAAAGTATTCCACGGCACTATTTTCTTCCCACGTTGGATCATCAACGACCCGAAAAAAACCGTGTGCTTCCAAAACGATCACATCCCACTGATGAACGCTTACCGCGATGCAGGCCCAGCCTATCCAACAGAAGTGATCGACGAATTTGCCACCATCACCTTTGTACGTGATTGCGGTGAAAACAATGAAGACGTAATCAACTGCCCGGCCAGCGAATTACCAAATGATTTTCCAAATAATCTGAAGTAA
- a CDS encoding LysR family transcriptional regulator → MFKTSIEQWQLLAAVVEHGSIASAAESHYRSQPAVSYQLTQLQQRLGVELLELRGRRLVLTEAGKALLEQAKLLLDGFQDLELRAEAIRHGRKLVVTLVVDSMFPQSWLFAGLKAFHQRFSQTQVHVKESIKDEGVVQLQQQQGDLYLISLPPTAAVEKQLVMDVQFVCVAHREHPLLQLPAELRRSQLASYPMIQIVDKQSQQLLNHHPSAQECWYFTSIDAAIGAVVNQLGFGWLPQQQVAPLLADGTLASIGVNSRTTQLYFVRGEHSRHDDSVKALSEALLAQIHSNGR, encoded by the coding sequence ATGTTTAAAACCAGTATTGAGCAGTGGCAATTGTTAGCAGCGGTGGTCGAGCATGGCAGTATCGCCAGTGCGGCGGAGTCTCATTACCGCAGCCAACCAGCAGTGAGTTATCAGTTAACCCAGTTACAACAACGACTTGGAGTGGAACTGCTTGAACTGCGAGGGCGGCGATTAGTGCTGACCGAGGCAGGTAAAGCGTTGCTCGAACAAGCCAAATTGCTGTTAGATGGCTTTCAAGATTTGGAACTGCGTGCAGAGGCTATTCGACATGGTCGCAAGTTGGTGGTGACCTTAGTCGTGGATAGTATGTTTCCGCAGTCTTGGCTCTTTGCTGGGTTAAAGGCGTTTCATCAGCGATTTAGTCAAACACAGGTACACGTCAAAGAGTCGATTAAGGATGAAGGTGTGGTGCAGCTGCAGCAGCAACAAGGGGACTTATATCTTATTAGTTTGCCGCCAACAGCGGCAGTAGAGAAGCAGTTGGTGATGGATGTGCAGTTTGTGTGTGTGGCACATCGGGAGCATCCGCTGTTGCAGTTACCTGCGGAGCTGCGACGTTCACAGTTGGCCAGTTATCCCATGATTCAAATCGTTGATAAGCAGAGTCAGCAGCTGTTGAATCATCATCCATCAGCGCAAGAGTGTTGGTATTTTACCTCGATTGACGCGGCGATTGGTGCGGTAGTCAATCAACTGGGGTTCGGCTGGTTGCCGCAGCAACAGGTTGCTCCGCTGTTGGCTGATGGCACTTTAGCCAGCATTGGTGTCAACAGCCGTACCACGCAGCTGTATTTTGTGCGGGGTGAACATAGCCGTCATGATGACTCGGTTAAGGCATTGAGTGAGGCATTACTCGCGCAGATTCACTCAAACGGGCGTTAA